The DNA region GATGACGTCGTCGTGGCCTTGTCCGGCGCCGAAGCGGTATTCGCCCCAGGCGGCGGCGTTGGCGTCGTTCTCGACGACGACGGGGAGGCCGACGCGCTGTTCGACCTTGTCCTTCAGCGGCTCGTGCCGCCAATTGATGTTCGGCGCGAACAGCACGGTGGCGCGCTTGTCGTCGACGTATCCGGCGGCACCGATGCCGACGGCCTCGATCTGGTGGCCCTCGCTCGCGCCGGACACGGCGGTCGCGATCGCGTCCACGATGCCTTCGGCCGTCGGCGGGGTCGGCACCTTGTGCGTCGAGAGGATCCGGCCCTCTTCGTCGACCACTCCAGCCGCGATCTTCGTGCCGCCGATATCGACGCCGATGGTGAGTCCCATGAATCCCTCAGTTCCGGTCGAGCCCCGCTGTGGCCAACCGTACCCGAGCCGTGGGCCCGGCCCATCGGTGCCGGTCAGTCCAGGTCGATGTGTTCGCCCGCCGCGGGGCCCTCGTCACGGGGGTCGGAGGGGTCGTCGGCCTTCTTCTCGGTGCCCGCGGGGTCCCCGGCGCCCTGGGTCCAGCGGCGTTCCTGGCCCTCGACGGCGGAGCGGTAGGCGGCGAGGAGTTCGCTGCCGGCCGCGGCGATGTGGTCGAAGACGTCCGGGTTGCGCTCGATGACGGGCTCGACCGCGGACTTCGCCTGCTTGATGATCTGCTGCACGGTGCCCTGGGCCGCCGAACCGAGCAGCGGCGACTGGAGGGACGAGATCTTGTCGGCCACGGCGTCGACCAGCTTGCGCAGCTCCTCGGCGGCGGAGCCGGGCGGCGGGCCGTACTGGGCCCGGCGGCGGGCCTTCTCCGCTTCGAGGTCCTCGGCGCAGGCCTTCGCCCACGCGTCGTCGTCGACGGGACGATCGGTGGCATCGCTCATGGCGGACTCCTGCGACGTGGTGGGCCGGCGGCCCGGCATACGGGGCACGTACTAACGACGTTACCCGAAGCGTGACGCGCCGTTCAGCCCGTCCGCGGCCACAGGCCGGGGTCCGGCGTGAACCGGACCCGGAGCACCCCGTCGGTGAGGGCCGCGCCGGAGACCGTGCAGCGGCGCAGTCCGGACTCCAGCGGGACGATCCGGTGGAACGGGCCCACGGTGAGCAGCAGTTCGTCGCCGCGGCGGACCAGCTGGAGGTCCTTCTTGACGGCGCCGGGCAGCGGCAGGCACCAGACGAGTACCGGGTCGCCGTCGCCGGACGGCGGGGCGGTCACGATCCGGCCGCCGGGCAGCAGCCCGTCGAGGCCGTCCGGGGCGTCGGGGCTCTCGATCCACCAGGGGTCGTCGGCCCGGCCGGGGCTCCGCTCGTCCAGTTCCGAGGCCAGTCCGTCGCCCTCGAAGAGGCCGCCGCCGGTACCGGCCGTCTCGAAGACGGTGCAGGCGGCCGTGGTGTCGAGGCGGGCGAGGTCGTCGAGGCCCCGTGGATCGCGGCCGAGGTGGGGCACCTCGCACAGCGCGGCCTCGGGCACCCACTCCTCGTACCAGCGGTCGACGGTCTTCTCCTGCTGCGCGGCGAGCTCCGCGAACCAGGGGTCGGCGGAGTGCCTGGGCAGGACCCGGTTCACCGCGAGGGTGTCGACCCGCAGTCCGTGCAGGGCGAGGCCGGTGCGGGCGGTGCGCAGGGCGTCCTCGGCGGCGGGGCCGGGCTCCGCGACCAGCCGGAGCGTGGTGTTGCGGTCCTCGATCAGGGCCTGGACGGCGGCCAGCTCGGCATCCCTGCGGGCGGCTGCCTCGTACAGCCACTGGGCGGGCATGGGCACGCCGGCGAGCTGGGCGAGCATCGGGCGCAGGGCGCGGGCGGCCTGGCGTTCCGGGGGAAGCAGCCGACGCAGATAGCGGCGCAGCTGCTCAGGGAGGGCGAGCAGGGCGAGTGCTTCGCGCAGCGGTGGCAGGTCGACGACGAGGAGGTCGTGGCCGCGGCGCGACCAGTCGCCCTCGGCGGCGCGGCGCAGGGTGTGCAGGAGGGCGAGTTCGGCGCTGCCGGGGAGTTCGGTCAGCTCCTCGCCGTCCAGCCGGTTCCCGCCGAGCAGGTCGAGTACGGCGGAGGCCTGGTCCTGGAGGGCGAGGAGTTCGCCGCGGAAGTGCTCGCCGGAGTCGATGCGGGCGGACCACAGCCCGTCGGTGACCTCGGTGGGTTCGGTGTCTTCGGGAAATCCGGGTATGCCGTCGGCCGTCAGCAGCAGGGTGCGCCGGCCGCGGCGGGCGGCGGCCAGCGCGGTCGCCGCCGCGACGGTGGTACGGCCGGCGCCGCCGGGGCCGGTGACGAGGACCGTACGCATCGGGTCAGACCTTCGGGACGGACTCGACGCGCTTCTTCAGGCCGGCCAGGGCCCGGTCGATGATGACCTTCTCCGCCTTGCGCTTGATCATGCCGAGCATCGGGATCTTGACGTCGACGGTCAGCCGGTAGGTGACCTCGGTGCGGTCGCCGTCGCCGAGCGGGGCCAGTGCGTAGGAGCCGTCGATGGCGCGCAGCATCTGGGACTTGACGAGGGTCCAGCTGACCTCGTAGTCGCCGATCCAGGTGTAGGCGAGTGTGTGGTCGTCCTTGATCGCTCCGGCGTCGAGGACGAGACGGACCTTCTCGGCGCGGCCGTGGTCGTCCTCGGAGAGGACCTCGGCCTCCTTGACCTCGCCGGTCCACTCCGGATAGCGGGCGAAGTCGGCGATCACTCCCATGACGTCGGCCGGTGCCGCCTCGATCGTGATGCTCGAGCTGGTGTGTTCAGCCATCGCCGTGGCTCCTCCAGTGCGGTGTAACCGGTGCGTCGGCAGAGGCCTGCCGTCAGAAGGCTATCGCGTGTGCGCGGCGCCTCGTTCCAGGGTCCGGTGCCGGTGTTGTCACCACTCCAGGGCCCAGGGCCTGCCGGTGGACGCGAAGTGGCCGACGTTCACGCACTCGGTGGCGCCGATCCGCATCCGGCCGACCAGAGGCTGGTGGACATGGCCGAACAGGGCGTACCGGGGGCGGGTCCGGCGGATGGCGTCCAGCAGGGCCCGGCTGCCGCGCTCGAAGCGGCGCGCCACCGTGTCGTACGTCAGCTCCGGC from Streptomyces sp. NBC_01591 includes:
- a CDS encoding DUF5304 domain-containing protein → MSDATDRPVDDDAWAKACAEDLEAEKARRRAQYGPPPGSAAEELRKLVDAVADKISSLQSPLLGSAAQGTVQQIIKQAKSAVEPVIERNPDVFDHIAAAGSELLAAYRSAVEGQERRWTQGAGDPAGTEKKADDPSDPRDEGPAAGEHIDLD
- a CDS encoding ArsA family ATPase, encoding MRTVLVTGPGGAGRTTVAAATALAAARRGRRTLLLTADGIPGFPEDTEPTEVTDGLWSARIDSGEHFRGELLALQDQASAVLDLLGGNRLDGEELTELPGSAELALLHTLRRAAEGDWSRRGHDLLVVDLPPLREALALLALPEQLRRYLRRLLPPERQAARALRPMLAQLAGVPMPAQWLYEAAARRDAELAAVQALIEDRNTTLRLVAEPGPAAEDALRTARTGLALHGLRVDTLAVNRVLPRHSADPWFAELAAQQEKTVDRWYEEWVPEAALCEVPHLGRDPRGLDDLARLDTTAACTVFETAGTGGGLFEGDGLASELDERSPGRADDPWWIESPDAPDGLDGLLPGGRIVTAPPSGDGDPVLVWCLPLPGAVKKDLQLVRRGDELLLTVGPFHRIVPLESGLRRCTVSGAALTDGVLRVRFTPDPGLWPRTG
- a CDS encoding SRPBCC family protein, translating into MAEHTSSSITIEAAPADVMGVIADFARYPEWTGEVKEAEVLSEDDHGRAEKVRLVLDAGAIKDDHTLAYTWIGDYEVSWTLVKSQMLRAIDGSYALAPLGDGDRTEVTYRLTVDVKIPMLGMIKRKAEKVIIDRALAGLKKRVESVPKV